The Kitasatospora paranensis genome has a window encoding:
- a CDS encoding DUF4229 domain-containing protein — MSSKSHATLRYTSLRASIFLGCLLIALLLGHFGVIPVAGGSGVVFLVLLAGLVSAPISYVALSRQRDEMSEQIAGRVDGIRSRTAKRIAAQNAEEDAADDAARAAAQN; from the coding sequence GTGAGCAGCAAGTCGCACGCCACGCTCCGCTACACCTCCCTGCGGGCCAGCATCTTCCTCGGCTGCCTGCTGATCGCCCTGCTGCTCGGGCACTTCGGCGTCATCCCGGTCGCCGGCGGCTCGGGCGTGGTCTTCCTGGTGCTGCTCGCCGGCCTGGTCTCCGCGCCGATCAGCTACGTGGCGCTCAGCCGCCAGCGGGACGAGATGTCCGAGCAGATCGCCGGCCGGGTCGACGGCATCCGGTCGCGCACCGCCAAGCGGATCGCCGCGCAGAACGCCGAGGAGGACGCGGCCGACGACGCCGCCCGTGCCGCCGCCCAGAACTGA
- a CDS encoding LacI family DNA-binding transcriptional regulator → MARLAGVSQATVSLVFSGPEGGHRVSEATRERVRAAADRLGYRPQAAGRQLRLGRSGMVMLAVPNLLGPFFGRVLSGAHEEAHRRGLAVVVSSGWDGATLAEAATAGRFDGLLVCSPDDSQLGGLPAAMPTVFLDADPALDPARPTVELDVAAGMRAAVDHLAALGHRRIGHLRSTLSAHTFRVRQAAFEAATADLEVIEAGVSLNEGAAAARVVARELLGRADRPAAIICDDDVVASGLYQAAAELGLAIPADVSVVGIDNVPVADLLVPPLTTVDLPGEELGRWGVTALAALLDGDPVAPTAPLPTTLVVRDSTRRAD, encoded by the coding sequence GTGGCACGGCTGGCCGGCGTCTCGCAGGCCACCGTCTCCCTGGTGTTCTCCGGGCCCGAGGGCGGTCACCGCGTCTCCGAGGCCACCCGCGAGCGCGTCCGCGCCGCCGCGGACCGGCTCGGCTACCGCCCGCAGGCCGCCGGCCGGCAGCTGCGGCTCGGCCGCAGCGGCATGGTGATGCTGGCCGTCCCCAACCTGCTCGGCCCGTTCTTCGGCCGGGTGCTGTCCGGCGCCCACGAGGAGGCACACCGGCGCGGCCTGGCCGTGGTGGTCAGCTCCGGCTGGGACGGCGCCACCCTTGCCGAGGCCGCCACCGCCGGCCGCTTCGACGGACTGCTGGTCTGCTCCCCGGACGACAGCCAGCTCGGCGGGCTGCCCGCCGCCATGCCCACCGTCTTCCTGGACGCGGACCCGGCACTCGACCCGGCCCGGCCGACCGTCGAGCTGGACGTCGCCGCCGGCATGCGGGCCGCCGTCGACCACCTCGCCGCGCTCGGGCACCGGCGGATCGGGCACCTGCGCTCCACCCTCTCGGCGCACACCTTCCGCGTCCGGCAGGCCGCCTTCGAGGCCGCCACCGCCGACCTGGAGGTGATCGAGGCCGGCGTCAGCCTGAACGAGGGCGCGGCCGCCGCACGGGTCGTCGCGCGCGAGCTGCTCGGCCGGGCCGACCGGCCGGCCGCGATCATCTGCGACGACGACGTCGTCGCCTCCGGCCTCTACCAGGCCGCGGCGGAACTCGGCCTCGCCATCCCCGCGGACGTCTCCGTGGTCGGCATCGACAACGTGCCGGTGGCCGACCTGCTCGTGCCGCCGCTGACCACCGTCGACCTTCCCGGGGAGGAGCTCGGCCGCTGGGGCGTCACGGCACTGGCCGCCCTCCTGGACGGCGATCCGGTCGCCCCGACCGCCCCCCTGCCCACCACCCTGGTCGTCCGCGACTCCACCCGCCGGGCGGACTGA
- a CDS encoding MFS transporter, whose product MGYLALLRAPHVSRLLLGTLLGRLPAGMTGLVIALALREAGAPYSRIGLATAAYAIAAAIGGPVLGRIVDRTGQPRVLLTTAVVAGLGYALLAVAPGSPAAALTGAALAGLAMPPLEPCLRALWPAVVAEEQLDTAYAFDSASQQILYVAGPLAVAGITAGFGPSAALWTAAALGLLGALVVATAGPARSWRAPARSASAGLLGPLRSPAWSCCWSAWPGPAGRSARRACCSSRTPSGTLARCPAGPGCCWRWPRSAGWWARSATARCAGAPAPPPAPG is encoded by the coding sequence ATGGGCTATCTCGCGCTGCTCCGCGCCCCGCACGTCTCCAGGCTCCTCCTCGGCACCCTCCTCGGCCGTCTCCCGGCCGGCATGACCGGCCTGGTGATCGCCCTCGCCCTGCGCGAGGCGGGCGCGCCGTACAGCAGGATCGGCCTGGCGACCGCCGCGTACGCCATCGCCGCCGCGATCGGCGGACCGGTGCTCGGCCGGATCGTGGACCGCACCGGCCAGCCCCGGGTCCTGCTGACCACCGCCGTCGTCGCCGGGCTCGGCTACGCCCTGCTCGCCGTCGCCCCCGGCTCCCCGGCCGCCGCGCTGACCGGCGCCGCCCTCGCCGGCCTCGCCATGCCACCGCTCGAACCCTGCCTGCGGGCCCTGTGGCCGGCGGTCGTCGCCGAGGAGCAGCTCGACACCGCCTACGCCTTCGACTCCGCCTCGCAGCAGATCCTCTACGTCGCGGGCCCGCTCGCGGTGGCCGGCATCACGGCCGGATTCGGCCCGTCGGCGGCCCTGTGGACGGCGGCCGCGCTCGGCCTGCTCGGCGCACTGGTGGTGGCGACGGCCGGACCGGCCCGCTCCTGGCGCGCCCCCGCCCGGTCCGCCTCCGCCGGCCTGCTCGGCCCGCTGCGCTCCCCGGCCTGGTCCTGCTGCTGGTCGGCCTGGCCGGGGCCGGCTGGACGGTCGGCGCGCAGAGCGTGCTGTTCATCGCGTACGCCGAGCGGCACCCTGGCGCGCTGCCCGGCGGGGCCGGGCTGCTGCTGGCGCTGGCCGCGGTCGGCGGGCTGGTGGGCGCGCTCGGCTACGGCGCGGTGCGCTGGCGCTCCAGCACCGCCACCCGCACCTGGGTGA